GATGAGTTTTTCGATGCTTCTTTTAGACCAGATATTCTCCGACATGGTCGGGTAGGCCTTCTTCATGGTTTCTTTTAACTCTTCGTAATCTTTTACGGAAAGTTTTCTGATATCTATCTGCATAATTTTTCTTATTTAAACTAAAGTTCCGGCACTGTGATTGGCGGGGCTTCCGGTGGCTGAACACAGGATATTTATTTCGCCCTTCATTTTCAAAACGCCCATAAATGCAAATATAAGTGCTTCCTTGAATTCTATCAAACCGGTTTCAGGTATGATGATTTCCGCATCACTTAAGGCTTTAATACGTTTTATCAAATATTTGTTATAAGCGCCGCCACCTGTAACCAATACCGTTTTTAAGCGATGATTTTTGATGACATTACTGATCTGAACCGCCGTGTGTTCCGTAAAGGTAGCGATAATATTTTCAGTGGTCTCATTTTTAAGTAAAGCATTCATGTGATCCTCAACCCACTCGGAACCCAAAGATTTTGGTGGAGACAATTGATAATAAGCCAGTTGGTTAAGCGCTGAAAGTATGGTGATGTTTATGATACCATTTTCTGCGATCTGCCCGTCTTCATCATAATTTTTGCCCAATTGACGGGCAAATTTATTTAGGACGAAATTTACCGGGCAAATATCGAACGCGCGCCGCTTATTATTTTCGCTGAATGAAATATTGGCGAAACCACCGATATTAAGACAAGCGCCGTAGCCGGAAAACAGCAATTGATCGCCGATTGGTACCAGCGGAGCGCCATTGCCGCCCATTAAAACATCCTGACTGCGAAAATCATAAACGGTAGGGATGCCGGTACTGATTTTTATAGCGCGTCCGTCACCAATTTGTAAGGTGAATTTGCGCTCGGGTTGGTGAAAAACGGTGTGTCCGTGCGAAGCGATAAGGTCTAATCCCTGCACCGAATACTTTTTAATGAATCTATCTGCCTGTTCCCCCAGATAGAACCCGTATTCTGCATTTAATGCCAGAAGGCCTGTGGACGAGATTTCTGTAGCGTTACGAAGTTTGCGTTCCCACTCGGGTGGGTAAGCGACGGTCTCTGCGTGAAGAATCTGATATCGCCAGCGCGAATCTTCTTTATTGAATGTGGCAAGGCAAATATCAAGACCATCCAAACTGGTGCCCGACATCAGCCCGATAGCGGTAAAGTTCATACTAAAGGTTTCCCCGAATGTACGAAATTATCTTCCCTGCTCCGGAATTTTTTGTGTACTGATGTTACCCGAACTGTTGAAGAATGTATATTCTGAAAAGTCATCTTTCGCGCGCATACCGTTTGCGCCAATTAAGGTAGAGCCGTCCTTGTCGGTAACATATACCGTATCTGTGGTGTAGATGGTACGTTTTGCCTGATCCCAGAAAACAGATTGCATGGCAAACATCTGGTTTTCATTGGTGATGATGCGCACATTTCCTCTGGCTTCGTAAAACTTCTTTTTCTCATTGAATTTTGCAAATTTAGCGTCGATTTTCCCGGGAGTTTTAGGTTTTTTCTTGTCGTAGAAAAGAATGTTGATGCCTTTTCTGGCTACGATGTAAGGAGAGTCGATATACTCGTATTTTTCGATGAGTGGCGCGGTAGCCCGCAGTTTTATCATCCCAGAGTCGCGCTGGATGATCTTTGCGTTGTTGATGACCTGCGAAGGGAAGTTGGTATCATCATTTCGGTTGATTTTCGTGAGGTCTTCGTCACAGGATGTCAAAACAAAAAATATAGCACAACACAAAATGCCTGCTATATTTTTATTTAGTATGTTAAGAGTAGAACTCATCTTTAATCATAAAGTCTTTTCTGGAACCATTTGTCGGCAAAATTAAGACCAATCCTGAAGTTGATGAAATTTTGGCGAATCATGTTATTTTCCAGGGTACCGCGCTGGCCAATCTCAAGGCCCACATCAATACCGCTCATACGGCTTGCGCTTCTGTTTTCGAATGGTAGGGTAACACCGCCGGTAATCGCAAACTGATTAATGTTGGTACCGTTGAAGGAAAGGTTTCCTTTTTCGTAATATGCGCCATAGCGATAAGTCACTCTAGAAAAATAGCTGCGGAAGTTGTTGTAATTCGGCAAAATCCAGCCACCCGCTGAGATTTTATAAGAATTTTCATTGGTGAAAGGCTGCCCCAGGAATTGGATGGTCTCTCCTTTCTTATAATCGAATTGGGTTCCTACAAACCATTTCGCGTCGCGCCCATAACCTGCACCAAAAGAGAATTCCATCGGAATCAGGTTTTTATCGGAACTGAAATCCTCATCAATAACGCTGATGTTGTTTTTGGTTTCTCCGTTGCCGTAGAAATAGGTGCTGTTGGTATAATTGGTATCCATTTCACCCGTATTCCCGAAAGTGTAAGTAGCACCTAACGTGAACTTGCGGTCGGTAGCAAAAGTTTTCTGGTAGGTAGATCCTAAAGTAAAATTGAAAGTTCTTATACGGTTTTTGGTTTCGTAGCCATTGATGAGTTCAGCATTGCTGTAAGCAATCTCATTGATGTCATACAAGTCACCGAAATAGAAATTGGTTTTTACCCCCAATGCAAACTCCGGTACAATCTGGTAAGATAAGGCCGCTTGCACCGTATTCACCGTACCTTCCCCCCGGAAGACGTTAATTCTAGTAACATTATCTGCCAAAGCATCCTGTACTGCTACTGAATATTTTTTTGAACTGTAAGGCTGGTAACCAAGCCCGAATTTTACCTTCGGAGAAAGCGGAAATGCAATAGAGATATTTGAAAGATAGGTGGAGTGTTTAGTTACATTTCTACCATCAAAATCCGACTTGAAAAAGTTGTTTTCGTTGCTCGCTTCTACTTTTATAGAGGTAAGTTCCAGGTTTTTATTGGCTGCAGGATTGCTGAAATTAAAGTTGTTGTTAAAATCCCAGATGTATGCTGTAGAAACGCCTCCCATCGCATTGATGTCTGTGGTATTGTCATACTTTACATCGCCAATCCCAAAGGCTGCGTAAGGAGAATTACCAATGGTTTGCCCTTGCATAAAAAACGCTGCGGCAAGCAATGGTAATACGAAAATTCTTTTCATTCTCTATTTTTAAAAATAATGCGCAAATATCTTAAATATTACTGAATTGAAGAAATTTACTTTGGTTAAAGTTTGTTAAGGGCTTTCAGTGAATGTATTGTAAGAAAATTCGGCTAAAACAGGTGTCTCAGCGTCATTTAAAATGTATCGGCAGTTAGTACATCTTCGCTATTTAAACGTAAATTATATATCTTTGAAAAATGAATTGGGACCAGATTGTAGGACAGGAAAATCTAAAGCAACTTCTTCAGGAAAGTATCTCCAGCCGGCGCATCAGCCATGCACAACTGTTTACCGGACCGGCCGGATACGGTACATTGCCACTGGCGTTGGCATACGCAAAGGAAATCTTCATCAGAGAGAACCCCCTGTCCTCGTCTAAGGTAGAACACCTTAATCACCTCGACCTACACTTCAGTTTCCCAGTTTTTAAAGAAAAAAATATAGGTCTCACCGCGCCTTTTCTGGAGGATTTCCGAACGATGACCCTTGAAAATCCCTACGCTGACAGCGAAAACTGGAGCAGGACATTAGAATCTGAAAATAAACAGCTTACTATATATGCAGATGAAATTGATGAACTCAATAAAAAATTTGCACTCAAAAGTTTTGAAGGTGGCAGTAAGGTTTTGATCGTGTGGCAGGCAGATAAAATGAATATTTCTGCGGCGAACAAATTTCTGAAATTTCTTGAGGAGCCGCCAAAAGACACCATCATTGTCTTGGTGGCAGAAAACACGACGGATATTTTACCTACCATACTATCCAGAACACAACTTGTGGAAGTCCCCAGGATTACGGATGAGGCACTGCGCGAATTCATCAGAAAAAATCATGAGACACAGGCCGATCAATTGGAAGAAATTGTATTTCAGTCCCAAGGAAACTGGAATGCCGCGTTGAAACTGATGCAGCCTAATGCAGCAGTCACCGAGTTCGAACAATTGTTTATTGCGTGGGTTCGGGAAGCTTTTCAGGTAAAGAAAAAACCACAATTCCTTAAAAACATCGTGCTTTGGGGAAGGAATATTGCCGGCTGGAACCGTGAAAAACAAAAAAACTTCCTGGCTTACTGCTCGGAAATGTTCCGCCTGGCGATGTTGCAGAATTATGGCAATCAAGAATTAGTGTATAAAAAAATTAATTCTTCTGGTTTCAAGTGGGAAAGCTTCTCGAAATATATCCACGGGGCCAATATCGAATCTATACTTACCGAAATTACGGAAGCGGATTATCACCTCGAAAGAAATGCGAATCCCAAAATTGTATGGACAGATCTTGGGATAAAACTTTCGCGATACCTGCATAAATCACCTCATTAATGAAAAAAGCAACGCCAAGGCGCTGCTATAAAACAAAAGTTGAGGAATAAATTCCTCAACTCCCCTTGAAAACATCACTCCCAATCCGGCATCTCTGCGTCGGGGAATAAAGCTGTTCGTTTATTATCTTGTAGGGTGATTTTGGCGATATTTCTGGTCGAAATCCCATCATTGGAGGTGTTGGTGAAAATTACCTCAGCATTATTTGGTGAGAATCTCGGATCCAGATCATTGGTTCCGGCAGGCTTTTGGCTGGCAGATGATATATTTGTGCTGGTATTTGCCTGCATATTATAGATGAATATATTCGTATTCAGTTGTCGGTAGTTATTATCCTGATAGCCTGAAATGTCGCGGGTATAAAGCAGTAAGTTGCCATCTACAGACCAGTTAAGCCCACCAGCCGCGCCGGCGACATTCTCCAGTGCTGTAGCAATGGTATTTCCAGCCATATCAATCACATATATTTTCACATTATAACCATTGGGATCATTTGTTTTAAGCGCAATCTTACTTCCATCATAGCTCCAGTCGCATTCCGAAATAAAACTTCCGTCTGGTGTGGTATATATGAGTTCGAGGCCGCTGCCATCTTTATTGATCCGGTAAAGTTTATTAAAACTCGGGTAGATCAGTTCTTTGCCGTTCATACTCCATGAAAAATCAATTTCCGCGTTATTGAAGCCTGATACCGATAACGTGGTGACTTGGGTAACATCTGAGCCATCTGGTCTTGAGGTAAAAATCTGTGTGCTGCCAGCCACCGTACGCAGGAAAGCTATGAGCCCGGCGTTCTGGTTCATACGTGGTCTCCAGCTGTTGGCAGTAAGTGGCGTGAACTGAAAATTGGTATTATTTTCATTACTTGAAACAATATAGTAATTGCCATTTGTTTTTTTCACGTAATGGAAACGGTTATTAGGTACATCAGATGTTTTAAAACGGAATACCGGGCTGTTAACCGTAGGATTGATGCCATCCGACACGCTTACCTGCCAGTAATACGTAACACCGAACTTTAAATTCTGTAAGAAATAGTGCTTCTCAGTAAGGTCGTTAATTTCAATGACATTCTGGTCGAAATCGTTTTTAACGACTAATTTATATTTCAAGATATCTGTAGAATCGGCATCGGTAGCAGTCCATACGAGGTCCACAGACAGTGGCTGATTTACCGAATTATCTGTGGGCGTTAGCAATACCGGTGCGGTTGGGGGAGTGTTCAAGGCATCATCATCACTCATTTCAAATACTATAGAAACTGTTTGGTTTTTGTTTTTGATGCTTACGCCTTGCATGTTCACTAAATATCCTGTCAGTTCAGCTTTTACGGAATAATCACCCAAAGGCATGTTTTCAATTAAAAAAGTACCGTCATCTTTTGTAAAAACAGTTTCAGTGGAAGGGGTTGTAATGATCTTCACGTTTTTTAAAGGTTGGTTGGTGCCTTTTTTTATCACGACACCTTTAAGGCTGCCAGTTTGTACCTGATCGACCAGGTCTTCGCTGCACCCAATTAATAGGAAGGTGCACAGCGTAAGTATAAATATATAGGTTAGATTTTTCATGGTTTAGTTTTTTGATTTTCTGTTTCCGAAATAATAATTCAGTCCAAGCCCAATTCTTACACCTTGGTCATTGCGGCTGCCATTTACAAAGCCATCCCAATCATCGGAGAAGCCAAAGTCGTATTGGGCAGAGAGCCTTACGGCAATTTGGCTGTTCAGCAGATACTCTAATCCGCCGCCCGCTTGGGATTTATATTTCGTTTCGTTATCTAAAAAAAGGGTACCAGCACCGGCATATACAAATGGTGAAAATTTATAGTTTGGCAACATCAGATATTCCAGATTTATTTCAGACATCAGTACGGTTTCTTTCAGAATACCTGTGTTCTGAAAGGTTACGGTGCTAAAATTGAGTTCTGTATTAAAATGGTCATTTATAAAAAACTTGAAACCACCTTTAAAACCAACGTTCATTTTAGGATTTATATAATCACCCTTGATTTGAAAGGCTTCTGCGTTAGCGAAAAGTGCCATAGTCCCGCGGTGGTTCTGAGGGAATTTGTTGCCTATTGACCGTGAGTCGTTAATTGATGATTCGGTATTATATTCAGAAATAATGTTTGCGAAATCAGCAGGATTCTTTTGCTTATTTGCCCATAGGTTATCCCTTACGCCTTCCACGATCATACTGTGTACGGCTTTTTCAATGGCTTCCGTCACAGCCAGATGTACTGGTTCGTTCTGTGTGATGCCAATTTCAGATTCAAGCAGCCTTTCGGTATCAATAAACCTGAAAAAATTACCGTTGATACTTGTTGAAAGTATGGTTTTGGAGGTATAAACCGTTTTAAGGATTTCCCCGGTGGAGGTTGAAACCGCCCTTAGGTAAACAGTGATGCGATCCTGACGGTATTGTGCACCAGCGCCCAGACCGAAATATCTTGCACCGATGCCACCCGTCATCACATTGGTGTCATACGATACTACGCCACCTTCCAGGATAATGCCAGCAAAAAGTAATGGGGGCAATAGGGAAGCGTCGTTAGCGTCGTTTCCGGCATATTCCTTCCGAGTGCTGCGTATGATTTGTCTTTCATTTAAAAGATTTCCAATGTTTTCTCTTTCTATGGGGGTAAACCATTTGCTGTCTTCAAGTGCTTTGAGCAAGATAGTAGTGGTACCTTGCGGAATGGCTGTACTCCAACTGGCTCCGTTTTCAGCGGCCTTATATTGGCCAGTCTGGTCACGGAACTTATACACACCTACCACAATTTTTTCTTTCGGGGGTGGCAGGTTCTTAATTTGTGGTGTGTAAGGCGTTGTTTCGCCTAAAGTGGATTGTTCACTGTTAGTCGGCAGGTTGAAGAGGGTACAGCTGGACAACAGTAAGATCAACGGACTTAAAAGTACGTTTTTGGTTAGCTTGTTTGTTTTCATAGGGGGTTGTTTTCAAGGGTTGAAATATGTTAGCCGCCGCCGGGAATAATGATTTCCGACTGCTCACCGGTGCTGGTATTAAGTATACTGATGAGTAAACCCTGGCTTGTCTGTGACACCTCTAGATAAATGGAGCCAAACACATATGTGCCGGGCTGCAGTTCGCCGTCACCGAACTGATCGCCAAAGAGTTTTCGAGATAACTCATTTAAGATCTGCCGATTAAGATTATCTGTAAAGCTATCCAGAGAATTTCCTGTCTTTATAGTTGAGCTGCGATTGTTATTATCAAACTGATTCTGAGCGCTGGCAGAACTCAAAAGCCACTGATAGTTAAAAGTATCGCCACCAAAAGCCGGATTGAGGGGTTTATAAACCATTTGCTGTGCCGCCGAGAACAGCGGGACAATAATTAAAAGTAGAATATATTTTTTCATGTGCTTAATATTTGAATTCCGTATTCCTTACATTTTTTCGGGAGTTGTAATCTACCAGTATAGCCAATGCTCTTGAGGCTTCGGCCTCTAGTAATTCTTCATCAGGTTTTGTGAAGAAACTGTGGATCAGTTGGTCATCCTGTGAAATTGTTATCCTACTGTTTCTACCGAAGGATGGGATTTCGGAAATGGTGATTGTTGCTTCGAATTTCTTGGGGATCTGATTGTATTTTTTAAAAAAAGATTCATAAAAGAGTTGTCCCATCCTTGTTTTAGTGTCATCAATCGTGAGTCCCGATAGTTCTAACTTATTCTCAGGGATGTAACTGACGTCGGTTCCGAACTGTGCGGCATTAATTTCTAAACTGTCTTTGGCCAATACGCGATCACTCTGTTCTTCTTTGATGAACAAATATACTTTCAGACCATCATTTTTAGCCATTCTAATTGTGGTTTCAGCCAGGGTTTTGGTTTCCTCCGGATTCAGTGTGAATTTGCCGCTTTGTTTATTTGTGGAATTGCCTGATGTTCCTTTTTTTACTGATACCATGATGTAATTAAGCGCATAGTAAGTGCTGGATGTACTGATGGCCGTAGCTTTTATTTTAAGCAAGCCTTCAGTGTGTTCGGTAATAATTTTTCCTGCAATGCCATCTGTATTTTGTGCGGAGTGTTGGTTGGCAAGAAAAATTGCGACCAGAGTTGTGATGAGAGTTTTCATTTTCAAGGGGATTATTGATTTCTCATATACAGTGTCATGTCATTGGCATTGATATTAATTGTCATTCCATTTGATATACTGTTTGCACCGGATACTTCAACTTGATTCCCAGACCCTTTAATGTTTATTTCCATATTGGTTGGGGACTGAGTGTAATTTTCATAATAGGTGACGTTATTATTACCATATTGCAGTATTGCCATATAGTCAGCATTGTAATCTTTTACCTCTATAATATTGTTGTCACCAATTTGGGCTGTTAATATCTGGGATTGTACACCGGTAGTGGATGCAGATTTTGTCATTTCGTAATATTCCAGCACATTATTGCTGTTAATTTGTGCAGTTATAGAGATGGAAGTCAACATGCCTACCATTAAAAAAAGAAGGGTTTTCATGTTATCTATATTTAAAAACACAGGAGAAACCGAAATTTCTCCTGCATATTTACATTAATGATGTAGTGATTAGTTAGACTGGGTTACAGTCATGGTGTTGTTGCTGCCAACTTGTGTCCCATAATGGAAATGATCTTCACCATTTTGTGTAATATCAGCCATGTTGTTGGAACCTACTTGCCAATCGTCAGCTGTATTCCAATCGCCAGTTTGATATTGGTAAATAGTGTTACCATTACCATTTTGGTAACCAAGTGCTGTGTTGTCATCTCCTGACTGATGAGCGTCAGCATAATTTCCGTCACCAATTTGTAGATAGTCAGCAGTGTTCCCATCGCCTAACTGCAATTGGTGTATGTAATTATCATCACCGTTTTGTGTAGCAATAGCCATGTTGTTGTCACCTACCTGATCTTGATAAACAAGGTTGTAATCACCCATTTGCTCAGAAGAAGCTTGGTTTCCATCTCCTTCTTGACCTTGGTTGGCATAGTTAACATCACCACTTTGCATTGCATAGGTGTCGTTATTATCACCAACTTGTAGTTGTATCACATCGTTTATAATACCATCCTGATCAGTTTGTGCGGTGTTTCCATCACCATATTGGTCGGTAACATTAGTGTTCCAGATACCTACTTGGTCAACATCAATACTGTTGTTGTTACCTATGCTCTGAGCATCGTTCTCATGCCACCACTCATTTTGGTCAACAGTCGCAACGTTATTATTGCCTTCTTGCAAAAGTCGGTTTAAGTTTTGGTAACCTGTTTGGTTGATGGTAGCTGTGTTTCCATTTCCATCTTGGGTAGAAACATCTCTGTTAGCCTGTGAGTAAGCGGAGCTTACTGCGAATAGTGCAAATGCACTAACAAGTAATTTTTTCATGGTTAAAAATTTTAATTAGTTTGTACCCCAAATGTAGAATGATTTCGGGAGTCTCAATTCCCATCAAATTGCCATTTTTATTAAATCAACAAAAACCATTACGTTATAGGTGTAATCACCCAGGGTATATGGTATTAGTTTTGCATGATGAAAATAAACCTGGAAACTATTTTTGTTTTTTAGTTTTTTTTGATACCTTTGCCTCCTTAAATTATGGAAGACAAACAATTTTTTTTGACAAAGGCATCGGAACTGTTTATCGAGAATGGCCCGAAAGCCGTGACCATGGATGATATTGCGGCAGCGTTTGGTATTTCTAAAAAAAAACTTTACCAGATGTTCCGTAATAAAGAAGAATTACTAGAGGAGATTCTCCGCTATAATCTTGACCTTGTGATTTCAAAACTGAATTACCTTGATGAGAATATTGAAAGTGCAATAGAAAGGATGTTTTGCCGAGACGAAGAAATCGAAAAAATGTCACATTCCAATAAAACATTGATGATCCGGCAATTGCTGAAATATTACCCTGCCATTTTTAACAAACATATGCTGGATTTTTCAGAAAAATTTGCGCATGTGATGGTAAAAAACATTGAGAAAGGACGCAGACAAGGCTATTATCGTGACGATTTTGATGCGGAAGTTTACGCAAAGATATTCTTTCAACTGGTGATGTCTTATGATAATTCACCTTATATAGATATTAACATGATCTCCAGAGCGCATTATAAAGAGGAGTTAATGATGATGTATATGCACGCTATCACTACAGAAAAAGGAAAAGAAACAATTAAAAAAATAAAAAACAATCAATGAAAAAATTAGCACTAAGCCTGCTATTCGTTGGGGCCATGCTCTCCGCCCAGGAAGCCAAGGTTCTCACCCTGCCTGAAGCCATTTCTTATGCGCTTCAAAACAAAGCAGAAGCAGAAAAAGCCCGCCTGAACATCAGAAGAGGCGATGCCCAAATAGCTGAAGTGAAGGCAAATGCTTATCCAAATCTGTCTTTCGGCAGCAGTACCACCTATAATCCCTTACTTCAGGAGAATGTACTGCCAGGAGAAATATTTGGTGCCCCGGGACAGCAGATAAAAGTGGCGTTCGGCCAGCGATGGACTTCCAGCAACATGTTACAGCTTACACAGGTACTTTTCAACCAATCGGTTTTTACCGGCCTTAAAGCAGCAAAATCTACCAAAGAATTCTATCTGATTAACGCACAACTTACCGAAGAGCAAATTATCGAACGTGTGGCCAATGCTTATTTCCAGGTCTATCAAAGCGAGCAGATGCTTGCCAATGCCGATAATAACCTGAAAATAACCAGTGAAACAAGTAAAATAATCAAAGGATTATTTGATGCAGGTTTAGCCAGAAAAATTGATTATGACCGCACAGAAGTGGCTAAAAATAACATCAAATCTTCACAGCAACAATTGGTAAATACCGTAGAACTCAGCGAAAATGCGTTGAAATTCATGATCGGAATGCCTATGGAACAAGAAATTGATCTGCCCCCACAAACTTTCGACCCCGCGATCTTACCAGACAGCGATGCCGGTAGTTTCGATAACAGAACCGAACTGCGCTTGGCCAACAAACAGATTGAACTGCTCGAATGGCAGAAAAAAGCCTCCGAAGCAGAGTATTATCCTACCGTAGCACTTGCGGCCAATTACGGATTTTTAGGCCAAGGACAGAAATTCCCCTGGTGGAATGGCGAGAAAAACGGCGTATTTTGGTCAGATCTGGCATCAGTAGGGCTTAACATCAGTGTGCCGATCTTTAACGGGTTTGCCACAAAAGCACGTATAGAACTCAACCAAATAGAAATTGAAAAAGCGCAGGCCGACCTTCGCGAAACCAGATTGGCGCTCGATATGGCTCATAAGAATGCGGTGACACTTCTTGAAAATAATTTGACGACCATCAGTATGCAGCAAAGCAACGTAAAGCTGGCGGAAGAAGTATTGGCCAACACCCGCTCCAACTATCAGTATGGTTTAGCCACCTTAAATGATATTCTGGATGCTGAACGAGATCTTACCGCAGCCAAAAATAACCTTACCACGGCACAGTTAGACTATAAACTTGCTGAAATTGAATTGCTGAAATCCCAAGGAAAACTAAATACATTAAAAGAAACAAACTAACAAAATGAACAAGAAGACATTAATTACAATATTGGCCATCATCCTTGTAGGAGCAGGTTTTTTCTATATCCTGCAGAATAACAAGAAGAAGAACCAAGAGCAGGTAGCCATTGTTGCCGAGAAAAACGCCAATGTTGCCGTACGAACCGTGCCGGTAAAACGCGAGGAAATCAGTGGCGAATTTACCGTGAACGGAACCTTCCTGCCAAACAGACAGGCAGATATCTCTGCGGAAATCGGTGGTCAGCTGGTCGCGCTTTACGTGAAAGAAGGTAGCTATGTACGTGCCGGGCAAAGCATCGGCCGTCTTGCCGGTGAAAAACTGAATGTGAATGTAAGCAATGCCCAAGCGAATCTTGCGCAGGCACAGTCGGCCCTCAGCAGATACGAAGCTGCTTATAAGACCGGTGGTGTTACCGCCTTACAGCTTGATCAGGCACGTCTTCAGGTACAGAATGCACGTGCACAGGTGCAGTCGGCGAGTTTGCAGTCGGGTGATACCAATGTAATCTCTAAAATCAGTGGTATCGTGAACCAGAAAAAA
This DNA window, taken from Chryseobacterium sp. 6424, encodes the following:
- a CDS encoding anhydro-N-acetylmuramic acid kinase gives rise to the protein MNFTAIGLMSGTSLDGLDICLATFNKEDSRWRYQILHAETVAYPPEWERKLRNATEISSTGLLALNAEYGFYLGEQADRFIKKYSVQGLDLIASHGHTVFHQPERKFTLQIGDGRAIKISTGIPTVYDFRSQDVLMGGNGAPLVPIGDQLLFSGYGACLNIGGFANISFSENNKRRAFDICPVNFVLNKFARQLGKNYDEDGQIAENGIINITILSALNQLAYYQLSPPKSLGSEWVEDHMNALLKNETTENIIATFTEHTAVQISNVIKNHRLKTVLVTGGGAYNKYLIKRIKALSDAEIIIPETGLIEFKEALIFAFMGVLKMKGEINILCSATGSPANHSAGTLV
- the lptC gene encoding LPS export ABC transporter periplasmic protein LptC, with protein sequence MSSTLNILNKNIAGILCCAIFFVLTSCDEDLTKINRNDDTNFPSQVINNAKIIQRDSGMIKLRATAPLIEKYEYIDSPYIVARKGINILFYDKKKPKTPGKIDAKFAKFNEKKKFYEARGNVRIITNENQMFAMQSVFWDQAKRTIYTTDTVYVTDKDGSTLIGANGMRAKDDFSEYTFFNSSGNISTQKIPEQGR
- a CDS encoding ATP-binding protein, yielding MNWDQIVGQENLKQLLQESISSRRISHAQLFTGPAGYGTLPLALAYAKEIFIRENPLSSSKVEHLNHLDLHFSFPVFKEKNIGLTAPFLEDFRTMTLENPYADSENWSRTLESENKQLTIYADEIDELNKKFALKSFEGGSKVLIVWQADKMNISAANKFLKFLEEPPKDTIIVLVAENTTDILPTILSRTQLVEVPRITDEALREFIRKNHETQADQLEEIVFQSQGNWNAALKLMQPNAAVTEFEQLFIAWVREAFQVKKKPQFLKNIVLWGRNIAGWNREKQKNFLAYCSEMFRLAMLQNYGNQELVYKKINSSGFKWESFSKYIHGANIESILTEITEADYHLERNANPKIVWTDLGIKLSRYLHKSPH
- a CDS encoding carboxypeptidase-like regulatory domain-containing protein codes for the protein MKNLTYIFILTLCTFLLIGCSEDLVDQVQTGSLKGVVIKKGTNQPLKNVKIITTPSTETVFTKDDGTFLIENMPLGDYSVKAELTGYLVNMQGVSIKNKNQTVSIVFEMSDDDALNTPPTAPVLLTPTDNSVNQPLSVDLVWTATDADSTDILKYKLVVKNDFDQNVIEINDLTEKHYFLQNLKFGVTYYWQVSVSDGINPTVNSPVFRFKTSDVPNNRFHYVKKTNGNYYIVSSNENNTNFQFTPLTANSWRPRMNQNAGLIAFLRTVAGSTQIFTSRPDGSDVTQVTTLSVSGFNNAEIDFSWSMNGKELIYPSFNKLYRINKDGSGLELIYTTPDGSFISECDWSYDGSKIALKTNDPNGYNVKIYVIDMAGNTIATALENVAGAAGGLNWSVDGNLLLYTRDISGYQDNNYRQLNTNIFIYNMQANTSTNISSASQKPAGTNDLDPRFSPNNAEVIFTNTSNDGISTRNIAKITLQDNKRTALFPDAEMPDWE
- a CDS encoding CsgG/HfaB family protein; this translates as MKTNKLTKNVLLSPLILLLSSCTLFNLPTNSEQSTLGETTPYTPQIKNLPPPKEKIVVGVYKFRDQTGQYKAAENGASWSTAIPQGTTTILLKALEDSKWFTPIERENIGNLLNERQIIRSTRKEYAGNDANDASLLPPLLFAGIILEGGVVSYDTNVMTGGIGARYFGLGAGAQYRQDRITVYLRAVSTSTGEILKTVYTSKTILSTSINGNFFRFIDTERLLESEIGITQNEPVHLAVTEAIEKAVHSMIVEGVRDNLWANKQKNPADFANIISEYNTESSINDSRSIGNKFPQNHRGTMALFANAEAFQIKGDYINPKMNVGFKGGFKFFINDHFNTELNFSTVTFQNTGILKETVLMSEINLEYLMLPNYKFSPFVYAGAGTLFLDNETKYKSQAGGGLEYLLNSQIAVRLSAQYDFGFSDDWDGFVNGSRNDQGVRIGLGLNYYFGNRKSKN
- a CDS encoding curli production assembly/transport component CsgF, with protein sequence MKKYILLLIIVPLFSAAQQMVYKPLNPAFGGDTFNYQWLLSSASAQNQFDNNNRSSTIKTGNSLDSFTDNLNRQILNELSRKLFGDQFGDGELQPGTYVFGSIYLEVSQTSQGLLISILNTSTGEQSEIIIPGGG
- the csgH gene encoding curli-like amyloid fiber formation chaperone CsgH, whose product is MKTLITTLVAIFLANQHSAQNTDGIAGKIITEHTEGLLKIKATAISTSSTYYALNYIMVSVKKGTSGNSTNKQSGKFTLNPEETKTLAETTIRMAKNDGLKVYLFIKEEQSDRVLAKDSLEINAAQFGTDVSYIPENKLELSGLTIDDTKTRMGQLFYESFFKKYNQIPKKFEATITISEIPSFGRNSRITISQDDQLIHSFFTKPDEELLEAEASRALAILVDYNSRKNVRNTEFKY
- a CDS encoding TetR/AcrR family transcriptional regulator, producing MEDKQFFLTKASELFIENGPKAVTMDDIAAAFGISKKKLYQMFRNKEELLEEILRYNLDLVISKLNYLDENIESAIERMFCRDEEIEKMSHSNKTLMIRQLLKYYPAIFNKHMLDFSEKFAHVMVKNIEKGRRQGYYRDDFDAEVYAKIFFQLVMSYDNSPYIDINMISRAHYKEELMMMYMHAITTEKGKETIKKIKNNQ
- a CDS encoding TolC family protein is translated as MKKLALSLLFVGAMLSAQEAKVLTLPEAISYALQNKAEAEKARLNIRRGDAQIAEVKANAYPNLSFGSSTTYNPLLQENVLPGEIFGAPGQQIKVAFGQRWTSSNMLQLTQVLFNQSVFTGLKAAKSTKEFYLINAQLTEEQIIERVANAYFQVYQSEQMLANADNNLKITSETSKIIKGLFDAGLARKIDYDRTEVAKNNIKSSQQQLVNTVELSENALKFMIGMPMEQEIDLPPQTFDPAILPDSDAGSFDNRTELRLANKQIELLEWQKKASEAEYYPTVALAANYGFLGQGQKFPWWNGEKNGVFWSDLASVGLNISVPIFNGFATKARIELNQIEIEKAQADLRETRLALDMAHKNAVTLLENNLTTISMQQSNVKLAEEVLANTRSNYQYGLATLNDILDAERDLTAAKNNLTTAQLDYKLAEIELLKSQGKLNTLKETN